Proteins encoded within one genomic window of Lysinibacillus sphaericus:
- a CDS encoding RNA degradosome polyphosphate kinase gives MTTEVTNNRLHEEEFSESHSRLLEEIAKPQYYNNRELSWLAFNERVLEEAEDINNPLLERLKFLAIFSSNLDEFFMVRVAGLQDQVRAGFHKAENKSGLTPKEQLAKIAERTQALVRRQTEVYRHLIYDLLPQHNVHIADMKDLNSTQKAFINEMFAETIFPVLTPVAVDAYRPFPTLLGKTLNILVLLEQDETDLESREKVAIVQVPSVLDRYIKVPSAEGETVIVLLEDVIVAHIEKLFYGYSVKSAQAFRLTRNADLTIHEEGARDLLVEIEKELKKRKWGVGSRLEVRVGEMNDEVLAYLLEEFEIEETDVFHIDGPLDLTFMFSFVKGIAVGREHLEYESFIPQPPLDLQSDENIFEKALQQDIFFHHPYESFAPIVDFISEAAVNPNVLAIKQTLYRVSGNSPIIQALKLAAENGKQVTVLVELKARFDEENNVHWAKQLEQAGCLVIYGMNNLKTHSKITLVVSRRNGKIERFVHLGTGNYNDATAKIYTDMGIITSDKEFGIDATNFFNYLSGYTEKPTFNHLVVAPFDIRDEFIRLMDEEISCHKKYGNGFIRAKMNSLTDKDLMMKLYEASIAGVKVELIIRGICCIRPGIPGISENITVTSIVGRFLEHSRIYWFHHNGENKVYLSSADMMTRNMIKRVEILFPVYSIEAKARIMDIMNKQLEDTAKARIQDSNGKYHYKEFDRSEDPINSQEIFLKDALKPTLDEE, from the coding sequence ATGACAACAGAAGTAACAAACAATCGATTACATGAAGAAGAATTTTCAGAATCACATAGCCGTTTACTAGAAGAAATAGCAAAACCTCAATATTATAATAACCGCGAACTAAGCTGGTTAGCGTTTAATGAACGTGTATTAGAAGAAGCAGAGGATATCAATAATCCTCTGCTAGAACGCCTGAAGTTTTTAGCGATTTTTAGCTCCAATTTAGATGAATTTTTCATGGTGCGTGTGGCAGGACTTCAGGACCAAGTGCGTGCAGGCTTCCATAAGGCTGAGAATAAGTCAGGCTTAACACCAAAAGAGCAATTAGCGAAAATTGCTGAACGTACGCAAGCTTTAGTGCGCAGACAAACAGAAGTATATCGTCACTTAATCTACGATTTACTACCACAGCACAATGTACATATTGCAGACATGAAAGATTTAAATAGTACGCAAAAGGCGTTTATCAATGAAATGTTTGCTGAAACCATTTTCCCAGTTTTAACACCTGTAGCAGTAGATGCTTATCGACCATTTCCAACCTTGCTTGGTAAAACATTAAATATACTTGTCCTATTGGAACAAGATGAGACAGATTTAGAAAGCCGTGAAAAGGTTGCCATAGTGCAAGTACCATCTGTTTTGGATCGCTATATTAAAGTGCCTTCTGCTGAGGGTGAGACAGTGATTGTTCTACTTGAAGATGTTATTGTCGCTCATATCGAAAAGCTTTTCTATGGCTACAGTGTGAAATCGGCACAGGCTTTCCGTCTAACACGTAATGCAGATTTAACGATTCATGAGGAAGGTGCCCGTGATTTACTGGTAGAAATTGAAAAAGAGCTTAAAAAACGTAAATGGGGTGTTGGCAGCCGCCTAGAAGTACGTGTAGGGGAAATGAATGATGAGGTACTTGCATACTTACTAGAAGAATTTGAAATCGAGGAGACAGATGTTTTTCATATTGACGGTCCGCTCGATTTAACATTTATGTTCTCATTTGTAAAAGGTATAGCTGTTGGACGGGAGCATTTAGAGTATGAAAGCTTTATTCCACAGCCACCTTTAGATTTACAGTCAGATGAAAATATTTTTGAAAAAGCATTGCAACAGGACATTTTTTTCCATCATCCATATGAATCATTTGCACCGATAGTGGACTTTATTTCAGAGGCTGCTGTTAATCCGAATGTACTGGCAATCAAGCAAACACTTTATCGAGTTAGTGGGAATTCTCCAATTATACAAGCATTAAAACTCGCAGCTGAAAACGGTAAACAAGTGACTGTTTTAGTAGAGTTAAAAGCACGTTTTGATGAAGAAAATAATGTGCATTGGGCAAAACAACTAGAGCAAGCAGGCTGTCTTGTTATTTATGGTATGAATAATTTAAAAACGCATTCCAAAATAACATTAGTTGTAAGTCGTCGTAATGGCAAGATTGAACGTTTTGTTCATCTTGGAACAGGAAATTATAATGATGCAACTGCAAAAATTTATACAGATATGGGCATCATAACATCAGACAAGGAATTTGGAATTGATGCCACGAACTTTTTTAATTATTTAAGCGGCTATACGGAAAAACCTACATTTAATCATTTAGTCGTTGCACCATTTGATATTCGCGATGAATTTATTCGTTTAATGGATGAGGAAATAAGCTGTCATAAGAAATACGGAAATGGATTTATTCGTGCCAAAATGAATTCATTGACGGATAAGGATTTAATGATGAAGCTTTACGAAGCATCTATTGCTGGTGTAAAAGTCGAGCTTATTATACGGGGGATTTGCTGCATACGCCCAGGTATTCCAGGCATTAGCGAAAATATAACCGTTACAAGTATTGTTGGCAGGTTCCTTGAACATTCACGCATCTATTGGTTCCATCATAATGGTGAGAATAAGGTGTACTTATCCTCAGCAGATATGATGACCCGGAATATGATTAAACGCGTTGAAATTCTTTTCCCTGTCTATTCAATTGAAGCAAAAGCTCGTATTATGGATATTATGAATAAACAACTTGAGGATACAGCAAAGGCTCGTATCCAAGATTCCAATGGGAAATATCATTACAAAGAATTTGATCGCAGCGAAGACCCTATTAATAGTCAAGAAATTTTCTTAAAGGATGCTCTAAAGCCTACGCTAGATGAGGAATAA